In a genomic window of Vespula vulgaris chromosome 21, iyVesVulg1.1, whole genome shotgun sequence:
- the LOC127071231 gene encoding uncharacterized protein LOC127071231 — translation MEYKTMTSRSKGEILKKKEWPGIRTYENSVTRIEPNLLIIEIGRLIPFMKGENVKFFPLNMPSIEIGFIHIIGIILEVSYFGNYCELQVDDGTGLLNVMYNTKRHFLGKRKYNEIQNSNNDKKSTSIQKIEDLQPGKHVYLQGFLSLNNYKNTNYVNFKNKGPSENFWCSQPLLFAVKLQLISEKEYYKKMYAWFGSAESRYT, via the exons ATGGAGTACAAAACGATGACCTCGAGAAGTAAAGgtgaaattttgaaaaaaaaggaatggcCGGGTATTCGGACATATGAAAATTCTG TAACACGTATAGAACCCAATTTGCTTATCATAGAAATAGGGCGATTGATACCGTTTATGAAAGGggaaaatgttaaattttttcctttaaatatGCCATCTATTGAAATAggatttatacatataattggTATTATTCTAGAAGTTTCTTATTTTGGAAATTATTGCGAATTACAAG TCGACGACGGTACAGGACTATTGAATGTTATGTATAATACAAAACGTCATTTTttgggaaaaaggaaatacaatGAAATTCAG aattcaaataatgataaaaaaagtacGAGTATTCAGAAAATTGAAGATTTACAACCCGGTAAACACGTGTACCTGCAAGGATTCTTATcattgaataattataaaaatactaattaTGTCAACTTTAAGAATAAAGGTCCTTCGGAAAATTTTTGGTGTAGTCAACCGCTGTTATTCGCTGTTAAGTTACAATTGATTAGCGAAAaggaatattacaaaaaaatgtaCGCTTGGTTCGGAAGTGCAGAAAGCAGATATACTTGA
- the LOC127071228 gene encoding cell cycle checkpoint protein RAD1-like isoform X1, with amino-acid sequence MLTPDVDDYKLIAKLGSLKTIVNLLKALNFKESATCFATENGLKITVEDAKCMQASAYIPGVIFVEFNLKEDLMFKINLSILVECLCMFWSNINTTGSNVALELFYKGIGNPLSILIEENGIITDCSLKTQNPEELLDFHLEPENVLNKVVLQTELLKDILYELDPTSEVIELLLSPEAPFFRISTNGLAGICHIELPHDGELVDNFQCTTVATTSYRFAHIKPAMKALSYANKVSLRTDDCGLLCFQYMVKTTEEGHMCYIEYYVRFINSLTIDYG; translated from the exons ATGCTGACGCCTGACGTCGATGACTACAAATTGATTGCAAAATTGGGTAGTCTCAAAACGATAGTCAATCTACTGAAAGCGTTAAATTTCAAAGAG AGCGCCACGTGCTTTGCCACAGAAAATGGATTGAAAATAACGGTGGAAGATGCCAAGTGTATGCAAGCAAGCGCTTATATTCCAGGAGTTATTTTTGTAGAATTCAATTTAAAGGAGGATTTAAtgttcaaaataaatttaagcATTCTCGTCGAATGTCTTTGTATGTTTTGgagtaatataaatacaacGGGGAGTAACGTTGCCTTAGAACTGTTTTATAAG GGCATTGGTAATCCGTTGAGCATACTCATAGAAGAAAACGGCATTATAACGGATTGTTCGTTGAAAACTCAAAATCCAGAGGAATTACTGGATTTTCATTTAGAACCAGAAAACGTTTTAAACAAAGTTGTGTTACAAACGGAATTATTAAAGGATATTTTATACGAGCTTGATCCGACCAGTGAAGTTATAGAG CTATTGTTGTCTCCCGAAGCACCATTCTTCAGAATAAGTACCAATGGATTAGCCGGTATATGTCACATCGAACTACCTCACGATGGAGAACTCGTAGACAATTTTCAATGTACTACAGTGGCTACAACTAGTTATAGATTTGCACACATTAAGCCAGCTATGAAAGCATTGTCTTACGCCAATAAAGTGTCCTTAAGAACAGACGATTGCGGATTACTATGTTTTCAATACATGGTAAAAACAACCGAGGAGGGCCATATGtgttatatcgaatattacgTAAGATTTATTAATAGCTTAACGATAGATTATGGATAA
- the LOC127071232 gene encoding probable fatty acid-binding protein gives MPAEDFLGKKYKLSNSENFDDFMKALGVSLVTRKMGASVNPVVELTENDGTYILKTNSPFKSSEIKFKLGEEFEEETPDGRKVKSVCTLEGNKLLHVQKGEKETTIEREFTPTEMKAVMKVDDIVCTRVYTIQN, from the exons ATGCCCGCCGAAGATTTCCTTGGAAAAAAGTACAAGCTCTCCAACAGCGAGAATTTTGATGATTTCATGAAGGCTCTAG GTGTGAGTCTGGTAACGAGGAAAATGGGTGCCAGCGTGAATCCGGTCGTTGAACTTACGGAAAACGACGGCACGTATATTTTGAAAACTAACAGCCCTTTTAAAAGCTCCGAAATTAAGTTCAAACTCGGCGAGGAATTTGAAGAAGAGACGCCCGATGGTAGGAAGGTGAAGAGCGTTTGCACTTTGGAAGGCAACAAGCTGTTGCACGTACAGAAgggtgaaaaagaaacaacgatcgagagagaatTCACGCCGACGGAAATGAAAGCG gtGATGAAGGTCGACGATATAGTCTGTACAAGAGTGTACACCATTCAGAACTAA
- the LOC127071221 gene encoding hemicentin-2 yields the protein MMHRRRSLLFLVQTVFLAVCHGIQQFEETPQYTEVNPGQDAKLICRVLGKRGQCIWQKDQKPIGMHLKKYEWVGSPDMGDCSLWVRSATLEFDDGLWQCQVTASDFTTQDALASEQARLVVRVSPRRPQIEYDNHPILPGSNVTARAGEIATLTCRARYGNPPPLIKWYVGETEIRTLRPQVNSTELDNPRTWETYSVCEILAERSRYGAPIRCVAIHPAYANPTMSSSTEVRFDVKYAPETRLVGVPNGQLEEGRDKLEIRCLADANPPASIIWRRTKSLSVTDIASIGETLLFSPVYRNHAAEYICEATNTEGESSPVRVQVSVNYPPTISSVGPEWLTTALLYSGASFECHADAMPPAEYRWAQIFTDNRMPVECGTGQRLILTNVTYEQQGQYICLASNKINGHVREVKSDPVSLQVVGAPRVVKPTITEKYVVAATEGSPARLEIRLCSNPKPRLVAWEWGSTRLYAG from the exons TTTGTCACGGGATCCAGCAATTCGAAGAAACACCACagtacacggaagttaatccTGGTCAGGATGCAAAGTTGATCTGTCGCGTGCTCGGCAAAAGGGGTCAGTGCATTTGGCAGAAGGATCAAAAG CCGATCGGAATGCACCTGAAGAAGTACGAGTGGGTCGGCTCACCGGACATGGGAGACTGCTCGCTCTGGGTCAGGTCGGCCACCTTGGAATTCGACGACGGTTTGTGGCAATGCCAAGTCACTGCCAGTGATTTCACGACGCAAGACGCTTTAGCATCGGAACAAGCTAGGCTGGTCGTCAGGG TCAGCCCTCGGCGACCGCAGATAGAGTACGACAACCATCCTATTTTACCTGGCAGCAACGTGACAGCTCGAGCAGGTGAGATCGCTACGCTCACTTGCAGAGCGCGGTATGGGAATCCTCCGCCTCTAATTAAATG GTACGTCGGCGAGACGGAGATCAGGACGCTGAGGCCTCAGGTAAACTCGACGGAACTAGATAATCCCCGTACTTGGGAGACCTACAGTGTTTGCGAGATTTTGGCGGAGCGGTCACGTTACGGAGCGCCGATCCGATGCGTCGCCATTCATCCTGCTTATGCCAATCCCACCATGTCCTCCAGCACCGAAGTGAGATTCGACGTAAAAT ACGCACCGGAAACACGATTGGTGGGTGTGCCGAACGGACAGTTGGAAGAAGGACGAGATAAATTGGAAATAAGGTGCCTGGCCGACGCAAATCCACCGGCTTCGATAATTTGGAGGCGTACGAAGAGCCTTAGCGTCACCGATATCGCCAGCATCGGGGAGACCCTTTTGTTCTCGCCAGTTTATAGGAACCACGCGGCCGAGTACATCTGCGAAGCGACCAACACCGAGGGTGAAAGTAGCCCTGTCAGGGTACAAGTGTCCGTAAACT ATCCACCTACGATCAGCTCGGTCGGCCCGGAATGGTTGACTACGGCATTGCTTTACTCGGGTGCATCGTTCGAGTGTCACGCCGATGCGATGCCACCGGCTGAATACAG ATGGGCCCAAATCTTTACCGACAATCGAATGCCAGTGGAATGTGGAACCGGCCAAAGATTGATCCTCACGAACGTGACTTACGAGCAACAAGGCCAGTACATATGTCTAGCCTCGAACAAGATCAATGGACACGTCAGGGAGGTTAAAAGCGACCCGGTGTCTTTGCAAGTGGTCGGTGCACCCAGg GTGGTGAAGCCAACGATCACGGAGAAGTACGTCGTAGCAGCGACGGAAGGCAGCCCGGCAAGATTAGAGATCAGACTCTGTTCCAATCCGAAGCCTCGTCTCGTCGCATGGGAATGGGGCAGCACCAGACTCTACGCCGGTTAG
- the LOC127071230 gene encoding eukaryotic translation initiation factor 6, whose product MAVRVQFENNNEIGVFSKLTNSYCLVAIGGSENFYSVFEAELAETIPVVHASVAGCRIIGRLCVGNKNGLLVPNTTTDTELQHIRNSLPDSVKVQRVEERLSALGNVIACNDYVALVHPDLDRETEEILADTLNVEVFRQTVASNVLVGSYSVLSNQGGLVHPKTSIQDQDELSSLLQVPLVAGTVNRGSDVIAAGMVVNDWVSFCGMDTTSTELSVIESVFKLSECVPAAITSTMRASLIESMS is encoded by the exons atggcAGTCCGTGTGCAATTCGAAAACAACAATGAAATTGGAGTATTTTCGAAGTTGACGAATTCATATTGTTTGGTGGCAATTGGTGGTTCCGAAAATTTTTATAG TGTATTCGAAGCGGAACTGGCTGAAACGATTCCTGTAGTACACGCGTCGGTAGCAGGATGTCGTATTATTGGACGATTATGCGTTG GGAACAAAAATGGATTACTAGTTCCAAATACAACTACGGATACGGAATTACAACATATACGAAATTCGTTACCAGATAGCGTAAAAGTACAGAGAGTCGAAGAAAGACTCTCTGCTTTGGGAAACGTGATTGCTTGCAACGATTATGTAGCTTTGGTCCACCCTGATCTCGATAGA gAGACTGAAGAGATTTTAGCAGATACTTTGAATGTTGAAGTATTTAGACAAACGGTAGCGAGTAATGTACTCGTTGGATCGTACTCGGTTTTATCTAATCAAGGTGGTTTGGTACATCCGAAAACTTCTATTCAGGATCAAGATGAACTCTCTTCGCTTCTACAAGTACCGCTCGTT GCAGGTACCGTCAATAGAGGTAGCGACGTTATAGCTGCAGGTATGGTTGTAAACGATTGGGTTTCCTTTTGCGGTATGGATACAACTTCAACAGAACTTTCTGTTATTGAAAGTGTTTTTAAACTTTCCGAGTGTGTACCAGCTGCCATTACATCGACTATGCGCGCGTCTCTTATAGAAag tATGTCTTAA
- the LOC127071229 gene encoding uncharacterized protein LOC127071229: protein MFDTERFIEEIEKRPAIYDVNRSEYNDRNAKMSAWEEVCQVMVPNWTRLSDEERNMEEKSLRGKWRNIRDYFMKEFKLQLQKSLKPDSVRRKRKKYMYYDQLLFLMPTVENKLRITNTAGNQCKSEESEGEGDNPVIEESDVPLAHAVPSLTTGREYVQTGASFKMCPRYPKQLCETSLTSFDNEIHDILSSHSGQRVAIDEEDYDKMFLLSLLPTIRQIPEEKKLDVRIQMQQVLASALRPPDDK from the exons ATGTTCGACACGGAAAGATTTATCGAGGAGATCGAGAAAAGGCCGGCGATCTACGATGTGAATCGTAGCGAGTACAACGACCGTAACGCCAAGATGAGCGCGTGGGAAGAGGTTTGTCAGGTGATGGTACCGAACTGGACGCGTTTGtcggacgaagagagaaacatgGAAG aaaagagCTTGCGAGGGAAGTGGAGAAATATACGCGACTATTTCATGAAAGAGTTCAAACTGCAGCTACAGAAGTCCCTGAAACCGGATTCGGTACGCCGGAAGCGGAAAAAGTACATGTACTACGATCAACTGCTTTTTCTCATGCCCACCGTTGAAAACAAGCTACG GATCACGAATACCGCAGGAAATCAATGCAAATCTGAGGAAAGCGAAGGCGAAGGCGACAATCCGGTTATAGAGGAGTCCGACGTTCCACTGGCCCACGCTGTTCCGTCTCTAACGACCGGCAGGGAATACGTGCAAACCGGTGCTTCCTTCAAAATGTGTCCACGTTATCCGAAGCAATTGTGCGAAACGTCTTTGACGTCCTTCGATAACGAGATTCACGATATCCTATCGTCGCACAGCGGTCAACGGGTAGCGATCGACGAGGAAGATTACGACAAAATGTTTCTCTTGTCTCTGTTACCGACCATCAGGCAAATACCCGAGGAGAAAAAGTTGGACGTTCGAATACAAATGCAGCAAGTATTGGCTTCGGCTCTGCGTCCGCCGGACGATAAATAA
- the LOC127071228 gene encoding cell cycle checkpoint protein RAD1-like isoform X2, whose product MLTPDVDDYKLIAKLGSLKTIVNLLKALNFKESATCFATENGLKITVEDAKCMQASAYIPGVIFVEFNLKEDLMFKINLSILVECLCMFWSNINTTGSNVALELFYKGIGNPLSILIEENGIITDCSLKTQNPEELLDFHLEPENVLNKVVLQTELLKDILYELDPTSEVIELLLSPEAPFFRISTNGLAGICHIELPHDGELVDNFQCTTVATTSYRFAHIKPAMKALSYANKVSLRTDDCGLLCFQYMVKTTEEGHMCYIEYYISPVVDMK is encoded by the exons ATGCTGACGCCTGACGTCGATGACTACAAATTGATTGCAAAATTGGGTAGTCTCAAAACGATAGTCAATCTACTGAAAGCGTTAAATTTCAAAGAG AGCGCCACGTGCTTTGCCACAGAAAATGGATTGAAAATAACGGTGGAAGATGCCAAGTGTATGCAAGCAAGCGCTTATATTCCAGGAGTTATTTTTGTAGAATTCAATTTAAAGGAGGATTTAAtgttcaaaataaatttaagcATTCTCGTCGAATGTCTTTGTATGTTTTGgagtaatataaatacaacGGGGAGTAACGTTGCCTTAGAACTGTTTTATAAG GGCATTGGTAATCCGTTGAGCATACTCATAGAAGAAAACGGCATTATAACGGATTGTTCGTTGAAAACTCAAAATCCAGAGGAATTACTGGATTTTCATTTAGAACCAGAAAACGTTTTAAACAAAGTTGTGTTACAAACGGAATTATTAAAGGATATTTTATACGAGCTTGATCCGACCAGTGAAGTTATAGAG CTATTGTTGTCTCCCGAAGCACCATTCTTCAGAATAAGTACCAATGGATTAGCCGGTATATGTCACATCGAACTACCTCACGATGGAGAACTCGTAGACAATTTTCAATGTACTACAGTGGCTACAACTAGTTATAGATTTGCACACATTAAGCCAGCTATGAAAGCATTGTCTTACGCCAATAAAGTGTCCTTAAGAACAGACGATTGCGGATTACTATGTTTTCAATACATGGTAAAAACAACCGAGGAGGGCCATATGtgttatatcgaatattac atTTCTCCGGTAGTAGATATGAAATAG